In Actinoplanes lobatus, the DNA window CGTTCGGTGTCCTGATCTTCACGGCTTTCATGTCCGGCATCCCGGACGAGCTGATCAACGCCGCGATGATCGACGGCGCGTCGAAATGGCGCACGTTCGTGTCGGTGATCCTGCCGGTGTCACGCAACGCGATCGTCACCGTCAGCCTGTTCGCGTTCCTGTGGGCCTGGTCGGACTTCGTCTTCGCCAGCACCCTCGACGGCGGCGGCGACATGCAACCGATCACCCTGGGTATCTACCACTACATCGGCAACAACAACCAGCAGTGGAACGCGATCATGGCCACCGCCGTCGTCGCCTCCATCCCCGCGACGCTGCTGCTCATCCTGGCCCAGCGGTACGTCGCCGCGGGCGTCACCGCCGGCGCCGTCAAAGACTGACAGCAGCACAGAAAGCGAGTTCGATGTTCTCCCTCCGAGACATCCCGTTCAGCTACCGGGGCTCCTGGTTCGGGCTCTCCCCGGTCGTCGCCGAGCAGACGTACGCCGACGACGTGCATCTGGTCTCCCACCAGACCCGGATGCACCCGGCCCTGTGCCTCACCCCGCTGGCCGGCGGCACACGGGTGGACACCGAGGTGACCGCGACCCCGGCCCGGCTGTCCTGGGCCTACGGGACGCACCGCATCGACGCGTCCTACGAGAGCGCCGACACCGTACGCCTGCGCGGGTTCGGCCTCGGCCTGCGCATCGCCACCGCGGCTCCGGCACTGACCCCGTTCGCCGGCAGCTACCTCTACCGCGACCCGGTCGACGGCGCCCACGTCTTCACCAGCTACGAGACCGGCCGCCGCTACCGCATCACCGTGCTCACCGGAACCCTGACCGACCGTGCGGGGATCCAGGCACTCGGCGCCACCGACCGCCACCTCACGCTGCCCGACAACCAGCCGTGGGAGATCGCGATCGAGGAGTACCGGACCGCCCGGGCGCCGTACACGCCCACCGGCACCTTCGACACGGTCACCGCCGCCGCGGACAGCGCCTTCACCACCTACCTCGACGCCATCGCGCCCTGGCGCAGCGACCGCACACCGGGCGCGGAACTCGCCGCGTACGTCCTCTGGTCCGCGACCGTCGACCCCGCCGGTTTCGTCGGCCGGCCCGCCGTACTCATGTCCAAACACTGGATGGACAAGGTGTGGAGCTGGGACCACTGCTTCAACGCCATCGCCCTGGCCGCAGGCGAACCAGAACTGGCGTTCGACCAGTTCCTGCTGCCCTTCGACCACCAGGACCCGTCCGGTGCGCTCCCCGACTCGATCACCCACTCCGAGGTGCTGCACAACTTCGTCAAACCACCCATCCACGGCTGGGCGCTGCAACAGCTACGTGCCCGGCTGCCGCACAGCCTCGACAAGCAGCAACTGACCGACATCTACGAGCGGCTCACCCGCTGGACACAGTTCTGGCTCACCCATCGCCGGGCGCCCGGCCACCCACTGCCGCACTACCATCACGGCAACGACAGCGGCTGGGACAACGCCACCACCTTCGACACCGCCCGCGTCATCGAGACCGCCG includes these proteins:
- a CDS encoding amylo-alpha-1,6-glucosidase: MFSLRDIPFSYRGSWFGLSPVVAEQTYADDVHLVSHQTRMHPALCLTPLAGGTRVDTEVTATPARLSWAYGTHRIDASYESADTVRLRGFGLGLRIATAAPALTPFAGSYLYRDPVDGAHVFTSYETGRRYRITVLTGTLTDRAGIQALGATDRHLTLPDNQPWEIAIEEYRTARAPYTPTGTFDTVTAAADSAFTTYLDAIAPWRSDRTPGAELAAYVLWSATVDPAGFVGRPAVLMSKHWMDKVWSWDHCFNAIALAAGEPELAFDQFLLPFDHQDPSGALPDSITHSEVLHNFVKPPIHGWALQQLRARLPHSLDKQQLTDIYERLTRWTQFWLTHRRAPGHPLPHYHHGNDSGWDNATTFDTARVIETADLAGFLAQQLDCLAGLATELGHLDAARRWTATAEEIRTAMLQLWDGSRFLARDAETGETSASSSLLDLMPITVGADLPSQVSDVLAGRIAAHLTAHGPATEPTNSAHYISDGYWRGPIWAPSTVLIEDGLRRAGHPHLADEISQRFRALCEKSGFAENFDAETGTGLRDRAYTWTASSYLILAADYEQRHSNG
- a CDS encoding carbohydrate ABC transporter permease, producing MLFPVYWMINVSLTKDTDMRADPPHLVPLNGTLEGYRAVVEQQMPYLGTSLLIGLGTVILTLALSAPAGFALAKLRPKGGGALNFVLLIAQMIPGIIMAMGFYAIYLRAGVLNSVWGLILADSTIAVPFGVLIFTAFMSGIPDELINAAMIDGASKWRTFVSVILPVSRNAIVTVSLFAFLWAWSDFVFASTLDGGGDMQPITLGIYHYIGNNNQQWNAIMATAVVASIPATLLLILAQRYVAAGVTAGAVKD